tatagtttgataatgaaatacaattaaatacaaacagttgtaaaggATAAAACCTTGTATGTGGTTCATTCACTTCATGCTTTTAGAGAAAGCTTAAACATGAATCTCTTGTTTTCCTTCTTCtggttacttttacttttttaatactcaagtacaattttaatgtggtacttttttacttttattcaagtataattctggccagatacttttacttttaattgagtaaaatttacactcagtacttgtactttcacttgagtaaaatttttgagtactttttacacctctggtcttcgcaaggttaagctggagatggtgatccttcatccagagtgagatgtctcTTAGGCATGCCTAGATGCAGGCAGAACATATGTATGTCCAAAAAAAATGTCATCTCAGCTGTGACATTAAAGGTACTCTCATAGGTCAACTGCTTGTCAATATATCTCAGCTCATCTATACTAATGCCTCCGAGAGCATTTCGTGCAATCGTTTGTATTGGTTCACCATCCTTCAGCTCACACAGAAACAGTCTTTGAAAGACAACAGCACCTTTAATTGAGAGTGGAAAAATAAGCAAAAGtactaaataaaaatacacaattattttttagatagatagatagatagatagatagatagatagatagatagatagatagatagatagatagatatatagatagatatatagatccTAGTATCAGTTGTATTTAAGTTTTCTGATGTCAGCCAGGATTCTTGTCTCTTAAAACCTGATAGCATATTGTCAATTATGATGCGGACATTATTTGGATCTAGCACATCATCTTCATTTGTTGTGTTTCCTCTTCGAATGAAGGTCCTTGTTTCCTCTCAAAAATTTTAATCAGCATTTGCTATGTCAGTAGAAAATCCAGAGGTTAAATACAGGGATTCATTTCATCTCTTTATAGaagtcacatttttttaattgtgaTTACTTTGTGACTGTAATCTTTCATCTTATatatttgatttgtttatttattgcaaCATTCTTTTAATCTACTGTATTGCAGTATATTACTACATTTGGCCAAGAAGcagtcaaatgtgtttttttattaatacaagactcttcagagatatttattaaaataaatcaaaatattacatttgatAAAGTTTGTCTTAAAGATTTCTTTTGAAATCTTACCTTTTGGAGTAGCTGTTGAAAGtaaaagtgaaaataaatacaacagAAGATTCATGTACATATTGCTGATATTTAAACTTCACGTAAACACTCAAAAGATTGACAGGTCATCTCTGTTCACTCTTTGTGGGTAGTTTTGATTAATTTCGGCTGAAATTTTTACACTGGTGGTGAGTAAAAATGAAAAGGGTGTGTCTGTGTCCTGTAGCACAACAGGGAGCATCCACAAATCACAGTACATGACATTTCCACTCCCACTTAGGGGAAGTTCTCAGTCGGTTTAGCTCCTGTGTTTTTTTACAATCATGCGGACTggattaataaaatataaaaaaattgttgagGCATTTCTTATTAAAACCTTTCTCCTTATTTATTGAAAGCTTTACGCTTGTAAAAAACACATTCCATTAACCTGCCTAACCGCCTTAGCTAGATGCTGATATGTGACACCCAAACAGCCAAGAACTAAACAGTAAGGAAGTAAATAGCACCAGTACGTGAGAACAAATAACGGGTTCAGATACACAACCCTTTAAGTGCATCTGGCAAGATTTCTTGATAATTAGCATGTTTTATCAGACTCATAAAGCTCACACAACACAGAGtgtttctgcttatctcatgTTCATCTTGAGTACCTGTTCATGAATATCAGacatctcaaacttgtcttccgctattttgagtacctgaagtggtcgcaaaataactagaagctatgccttcgaTATGTTGTGAGCGTaaaaatcgctatttttacaacactaagaaggctcgacacaacatgatactttgctcgaagtatcacctgtgtctctacacatgatctcgagcattgagaacattgtttgtgtacacagagtttactaaaaagaaggtttgaACAACTGACATTGGCTGTTTGTTGAAAATTTTAACAACTGTAGAATCGAATCACCTTCACGCAGTTTTATGGGATATCAAAGGTATTGAAAGAAAATTCTATTCTGCATTCAAAAACAGATGAAACTATCGTTGGAAGTAAAAAACATTGGATTCTGGCGTGCCTTAAATTGATATTCTGAATGCAGCATTTTACGGCTTTCGGACACAGTTGTAGACAACAAAAGCATGAAAACATGTAAAGCCTCATGATATGGAACCTATAGATAAACCATGCAGATGACAGTTTTAACATTCGGTAACACTTTCCATGtaaccatttattttttaaataaaccaaACAAACAATGACATCCATTTATCCACTGTTGTTTTACAACAGTTGTGTACTATTCTGAAATTGGTTTCTACATACACTGTACTTGTTGTCCTTTTAAGGTTCAAGTACAATCATTAAACAGCAAGTTTCTGTCAGAAGATATAGTCCCTGACATGTAAACATGAACAGAATGCTGTTGCCAGCCTCAGAAATAATGATGGCTCACTGAAGCAGTCACATAGCTGGTTTATTGTGATTTAATGTGAATAAACCACTGGACCAATCTGCATTTAGGACTAGAGCATATTCGTAAAGTACTTGTAGGTCATCCTGAGTAGAGGTCAGATTTTAGGGCAGTCCTCCTATTTGAAATACAGCTTTCAGGAAATACTAATGTAAACACATTATCTTTTACTGTTTGTTTCACACCATTTGCACATTGCAGTGATCTCTCAGAGTTAAGGTGATGGTTTAATGTCCAAATGCAGCACATTCATAAAAATCCTGATGTTTAGTAGATGAAAGAATTTTGTTGATGAAGACGTTAAATTATAGTTCTTCGTCCTCAGAACTGTATTCTTCAGCTGTTAATTAAATTAACCTGTTTCAGTACATTGCATATTCATCTATAAACATAGAAtataacacattttaaaagtcATGTCAATGTTAAAAGAATTTAGGTTTTAGATTTATGTGTAAGTGTCACTGTTATGGTGCTATTGTTGGGTTTTTGAAAAAGTTATTACCTTCAGCTAAATCATATTCACCTGAAATTGCAAAAAGAACAAAATAAACGGTATGTTACATTAAAACTAACTACTGCAAGTATATTTAagattgaaaaaaaatattttgttgaaGTAATACAACATTAAGTTACCTCCCTGTCTCCATTTCCGCCAGATCCCCAAAATAATGGCAAACGTCAATAGCATAACAACACAAACAGCTCCAATGATGTAAAATAGATAATGGTCATTATCTAAAacaacaaaacttaaaataagcaaataaaacaaTGAAATCAAAACATTTGCTTTATATTAACTTTTTAATTTCTATAAGAACATATTACCTAAATTATCAGTCAGCTTAACATCCAGTTTGTTGTCCAGACTGAGATGTGTGGCAGTGCAGGTGTATTTGCGGttctctttcttttcttcttcACTGATCTTCAGGATCTTCTTCATCTGGTACGTCCCATCATCATTGGGCAGCAGATCTCCTCCAGTAATCTTATGATCAGATACAGGCTGTCCATCTCTGAACAGGGTCAGGTTGATGTGTCGAGGGTAAAATCCTGTTGCCAGACAAATTGCCTGAAAACTTCCAGATGCTGTGTTTGCTTTGCGAACAAACTTGACATTGGGTTTTTCTGTACACAACAGAGAGAACTTTTTAAGACTTTTCTAAGACACATATATATGGATAGGTGGTCATCATAAAACACAAAGCACCTTCACAGCAGCTAAACAGTTTCATAAAGCAATTCTGTCTTGTTTGTTGTGTTTATAAGGGAAAACAGAAAATCCATTAAGCACTTACTTAGACTTCTGATTTGATCTGCTCTTGTTTTAAGATAATTTTCAAGAGTTCTTTTACATGTTGGGTAAAAAATCTTCTTGAGATTTTCCTTGAATTCTTCCAAGTGGGGTTTGAGGAGCACCTGTGAATAACTTGCATTAACAAAATAAGTAAAGTTGTTGTTAATGTAAGTCAGCTCATCTGTTGTGAAGCCTCCAGCAGCATCTTTGATGATCATCTTTCCAGGTTGAGTATTCAGCAGCTCACATTGAACCAGCGTCTGGTAAACTTCATAACCTGTAAGGGCAACAGGAGTGAGACTGTCATACAAACACAAATATATCTACACTAATGTaacaacacattttagtgttaaAACAAATTCATAGTTTTTGAATGGTATTGCATATATAGTATACTCActgttgttttgtgttaataaataTGATCTTCGTTTAAAGGAGTAATGCATATAGTCGATTATATCATTTATGTATACTGATTCAATAACATCATCTTCATTTGTAGTATTTCCTCTTGGAATGTAAACTATTGAATTGTAGTATCCCACTATGATGTCATCCAAAACAGTAACTATACTAAATTCAGGGAATTGTTTTTCTCCCGGAATGTACGCCGAAAATAACTTTAAAGAGTAACCTGaggaacaaaacaaaacaacaaaaattctcattgttaaaaataatttaaaatcatAGGAATTGTCAAGTTTTGTGAAATTGTAAGTTCTGACTTCATGCAACGTTGCACAGATTGATCAGTAGGCTACATGACTTCAAGGTACCGCAAGAGCGTTTTGAAATCACCCCtttaaatagacagacagacggacagacacaTTTTAATGTAACTAGGTAAACAgatttaacattttattaaaacttACCATTTGAAGCAcatgttgaaagtgaaagtacAAGCAAGATGAAAATTTTGTCCATGTACGCTGTATGTACAAtttgtcgtaaataatttacttacacatttttcacaaatctatctatctgtctatctttctatctatctatctatctatctatagatCAATTGGTCGATCGATCTCGATAGCCTACTATAGTTAGTTACTGTACAGAGTTACTGTACAGAGTGTTACTGACAGTTAAAactcttaaaagaaaaaactcttTAAGAAGTTAAACCAGAAATTCTGGTAAACTTGTTTTGATTCAGTTTGCAACTATTTCAGCTATGCATAACCAGTAGGGATGGGCAGTATTTATGatacatgtatttaaaatataaaataggattttgtaatttgtatttTAATAGGGTTGATGAAAATGGCTTTATATTTTGTATCAAAAACTTTATTGTTTTGTATCTTTGTAGTTTTGTAAAATACTTTGAAAGAGGTCTACTACACGATGACATCATAAGAGTGCGGCCTACTCGGTAGTTTGCCTAGACTTGTTGAGATCAGAGAGAGAAAATTGATCCAAGAAGGTGGTAAAGGTAAAAATGTGCAGGCtgattttttcataattttttgcataaattgcTATGATTTTTAACAGTTAAGTTTTGTTGTTCGTTTTAGTAGCCTAAATAGTgctaataaacaaataatgttCTTGAAAACTATTACACCTTAACACTTCACCTTAACATACGACCAACAGCTCGAAGTTCCCTTAAACACAGTGGCATTCTCTGGGTGCTCTTGTAAACTCCATCAAGAAAAGCAACCAGGTCACAGAATATATACTGGATTATCTCAGCACTCGCTCTCATCATGTCCATGCAAAGCCAGCTCAAATGCACCACAACATTTCATGCAGTCTATCAAGTAGTCAGACTTTAAAACAGCAAACAGGCAAAACAGTTAAAGGCATGACTTACATCGCATCCAGCTAGCCAACTCCATTTGCCATAAGaacatagatatgtacactagatgtcgccttggctacggcagttcattggactgaatgcgtcaaatagagccgccatcttgaaacagtgGAACCTCGCATCAGCGTCATTGCaggcaatggtgtaacggaaataaaatcactgTAATGTATTGATGACAAGAGAACATGAcaatcaccataaatcgtcatgaaatgattttcttttggttcgtttcaacagtcagacatgtatttagcactgagtccaaaaaaaaagaaaagttttaatattttgaaaatatactttttctaactataatgcatagtgctacAGTAGTAGGCCCaacatccatacgcagcacaaaagtccggcatcgtccatgaattcgaagtagaggtggagatagcagctttacctagctacttcctatgacaagacccctgttctaagatggtggcggttttgacgcatgcttagaaccccaaggcgacatctagtgtatatatctatgccaTAAGAAGTGCTGGCACACAGTGTAAGCTGGACCACTTGACTCCTGCTGGTCAATCTGGTCCAAGCTCCATAATCCTTTATTTACTCTTCCATAATAAACCACCATAATGACTtacgtttatttaaattaatatttataaatgtgtcAATTGTAAAGAATtctttttatacatttacacTTTATAGGTTTAAATTCTGCTGGTTTTGTGGTGACATGGATAAATTGTGAATGTTTTATACTGAGATGTGCACTTGTGAATTTTATAGATCATGAAAGCCTATAGCCTACTGATTTCATACAATTTTGGTAtcattaaaggagtagtccactttaaagatggggtccattgactttttatagtaggaaaaaaaatactatggtaagtcaatgggccccatctataaagtggactactcctttaaggtTTTGTATACTTAAAGAGAAAGTGTCAATTGGATGTCAATATATTATTGGATTTATGCTAAAGTAAGCTTTTAGACGTAAATCATCCCACCATCACAAAATACGAATTTTAACAATAGGTTACTAGATAAACTAACTCCTAAAAAGTTGTATGCACCAATACATGATGTGGTGCAACATCTCTTTTACTGATTCAGATTCAGTCAGTGATTGAAACATCTCAGGTGATgctaaaatgaaaacaattaACACAGAGTTGTCTTttggttttttattatttcaagaAGGCCATCCAACAATGAATCTGCAGGAGGAAGACCTAGTTAAGCAATAGAAGTTAGCATTAGGTCATAACA
The DNA window shown above is from Paramisgurnus dabryanus chromosome 23, PD_genome_1.1, whole genome shotgun sequence and carries:
- the LOC135780833 gene encoding class I histocompatibility antigen, F10 alpha chain-like codes for the protein MDKIFILLVLSLSTCASNGYSLKLFSAYIPGEKQFPEFSIVTVLDDIIVGYYNSIVYIPRGNTTNEDDVIESVYINDIIDYMHYSFKRRSYLLTQNNSYEVYQTLVQCELLNTQPGKMIIKDAAGGFTTDELTYINNNFTYFVNASYSQVLLKPHLEEFKENLKKIFYPTCKRTLENYLKTRADQIRSLKKPNVKFVRKANTASGSFQAICLATGFYPRHINLTLFRDGQPVSDHKITGGDLLPNDDGTYQMKKILKISEEEKKENRKYTCTATHLSLDNKLDVKLTDNLDNDHYLFYIIGAVCVVMLLTFAIILGIWRKWRQGGEYDLAEAEEYSSEDEEL